The following coding sequences are from one Bos mutus isolate GX-2022 chromosome 22, NWIPB_WYAK_1.1, whole genome shotgun sequence window:
- the LOC106701546 gene encoding alpha-N-acetylgalactosaminide alpha-2,6-sialyltransferase 6 has product MSNNKQQRSAALLILFALITTLILCSPNSASEASHYSSLRGQIRQLVNLKKWGITDGYIPILTHKTLVLLVAEHRLVHHGDCSGVV; this is encoded by the exons ATGAGTAACAACAAACAGCAGCGGTCAGCAGCGCTCCTGATCCTCTTTGCTCTCATCACCAccctcatcctctgtagccccaaCAGTGCGAGTGAGGCCTCTCATTACAGCTCCCTGCGGGGCCAGATCCGCCAGCTGGTCAACCTCAAGAAGTGGGGCATCACTGACGGCTACATCCCCATTCTCACCCACAAGACACT AGTCCTACTCGTGGCTGAGCACAGGCTGGTTCACCATGGCGACTGCAGTGGAGTAGTGTGA